The stretch of DNA AAAATGTCTACACTGAGTTACTAGCAAATCCTTCACCTTCTATTAGGGAAGTGGCTAGTGTCATTGGAAAAGTAGTTTCTAGCTTCCCTGGGGTAATGCATGATGCTCTTTACTACCGACACCTGGAAAAAGATAAATCCCAAGCCCTTTTGAGATCAAAGGGTGATTTTGATGACTCCCTGTCTTTGTCCTCTCATGCTAAGTCTGAATTACATTGGTGGATTCAACATGTGGGAAATGCGTGTAATGTAATCAACCACCCACAATCCCAGCACAAAATAACAACAGATGCTTCCCTTATGGGCTGGGGGGCAGAATTTTCATGGGTGTCTTCAGGAGGCAATTGGTCCCATTCAGAATCTAAACAACACATCAACTATCTGGAAATGTTAGCTATTTTGTTGGGGCTCTAAACTTTTGCTAAAGATAAGACCAACACACATATCAGAATAATGTGTGACAACACTACAGCGGTGAATGTGGTTAATCACATGGGAACAAGCCACTCAGTTTCCTGCAATTCTGTGGCTAAGAAGATCTGGGAATGGTGTATAGATCGTAAGATCTGGCTTAGTGCTGCACATattcctggaaaacaaaatctTATTGCAGATTTTGAATCCCGCAGAAACCGAAGAGCATCTGAGTGGAAGCTTGACAAAGTATCATTAATTGGTGCTCTGGAGGTGCTAGACTTCAAACCTGATATAGATTTGTTTGCTTCTCGCATAAACCACCAGTTTCCACACTATGTGTCTTACAGACCAGATCCAGAGGCTATTGCCACCGATGCATTTAGCCTGAATTGGTCCAACCTtaaattttatgcttttcctcCGTTTAGTGTTATTCCAACAGTGTTGAACAAGCTGACGACCGAGGGTGCACAGGGGATTTGCGTGCTCCCGGATTGGCCTACACAATCATGGTACCCCAGAGCTCTCCAACTACTCAAACAAAACCCAGTGTATCTAAAAGCCAGCAAAGACTTACTTCACCTGCCAAGCCATCCCAAGGAAAATCATCCGATCTGGCACAGGTTAAACCTCCTCGTATGTCACTTATCAGGCAGGGACTAAACAAGTATGCTTTATCACCTGCAGCAAAGGATGTCCTTATGGCATCATGGAGGGACGGTACCTCTAAGCAATACTACACGTACCTTACCAAATGGAATCAGTACTGTGTGGACAAAAACATTGATGTTTTTCAGCCTGGGGTAACAAACGGCATTGAATTTCTCGTCTCTCTTTACAAATCAGGGTTAGGATACAGCGCTATAAACACAGCGCGTTCTACGCTCTCTTCAATACTTGTTTTGGAAGACGGAGTAAAGTTTGGAGAGCACCCTTTAGTAACTCGTTGCATGAAAGGGATTTTTGAGTTAAAACTAGCTTTGCCCAAATATACTGAAATCTGGGACGTTAACATTGTGTTAGATTATTCAACAGCTGCTGCACCTCTGAGGTCCTTATCTCTTAAGCAGCTTACTCTAAATTTGACCATGCTACTCTGTCTCACTACGGGACAGCGTAGCCAGACCATACATAAGTTTGATGTTCACTACATCCAAGAAATGAGTGACCGTTACAGAGTAACTATTTGTGAGAAACTGAAACAGAGTAAGCCTGGGCGACATCTAGCACCCATTGACTTATTCTCTTTCCAAAGTGACAAGAAACTTTGTGTAGTAGAACATCTTAAGGAATACTTGCAGCGTACGAAACAGTTGAGAGAGGAACACTCACAGTTACTGATAAGTTATGTTAAACCATGTAAACCTGTATCCAAAGATACCATTTCTCGATGGGTTAAGCAAGTGTTAGAGTCAGCAGGGATCGACATTAACAAATACTCTGCTCATAGCAGCAGAGCTGCATCAACATCCAGCTGTAAGGTCAAAGGTCTAAGCCTAGCAATGATTATGCAGAGCGCAGGATGGTCTAATTCCAGTACATTTGCAAAGTTTTATGACAAGCCTGTTGACACTGCCTCAGCTAATTTTGGTTCTATGCTGCTGAATTCAGACACACTCTGATCTGTTTACTGTACTTTTCTTTCTCGAGTTGGGAATAAACATTCCATTTACTGCTATGAGTTGTTCGTAATGCAGGACTTTGAAGTCTCATGTGACTCCGTAGTGACGTAGACTGATGACAAGGTAGAATTGTcagattaaacgagacttacctgtaagttgaagtttgattatGATTCTGTCTTGTCATCAGTCCGGAACGAAGGAGTCACATGCCCTCACATAACCCACCCCCCCATGTCCTTCGTTCCTTTTTCCTGCACTACTCAGGTTGAATACTGTTCGGCAACGCGCATGCGCTTCTCATGTGATTCCTTCGTTCCGGACTGATGACAAGACAGAATcgtaatcaaacttcaacttacaggtaagtctcgtttaatctgACAATTTTATGggcagccagataaataaagttcactcaccgtGCGGTCTCACTGTGCGGTCTGCGCATGTGTGCGTAGCAGACAAGACGCTTATTTCGAAGCTCTTCACTCTGATCAGTTTTTTTAGTTTGAACATTGCTGAAACCTTGACCAAAATGGTAAAAGACACAGTCCAATCATTGAAACTGGAAAATGACAAGttaaaagataaaattcaagaaatttttGGTGAATTACAAAACCTACGCGACGAAGTTAAGGCTGGCCGAAATGGCGGCCAAGCTAACTCATCTGAAGTTACTGAAGAGGGAATTACCACGGCAACTCCGAGCAATATCCAAGAAGATTTTAAGAAGTATGTCAACGACAAGATGTCTCTTATTGATAAATCTGTTAAACATTTGTCATCTCAAGTGGATAAAATATCATCTTCACTGGATCAAGTATTGGAATATTCGTATTCATATAACATCAAGCTTGTAGGTGTTCCTGAACTTAAACAAGGAGAAAACGCCGATGAAACGTTGCAACTTTGCAGGAGAATCTTCAGCTCAATTGgagctgaaattcatccttATGACCTTGACATTGCCCATCGAGTGCCATTTCGTAACGCGTCCGATGGTCGGCCGAAACCGATTATTTGTAAGTTTACCCGGTGCATTGCTCGTGATCGTGTAATGGCTTCCCGTAGAGAAGTAACCAGGATCAATCCTGCAGATATTGGTCTCCGAGAAAACTCATCCTTAGATCGTGCTGCTATCTACGATCACCTTTCCCCACGATTGCAGAGTTTATTATCTGACGccaagaaaataaaggaaagataTCGTTTCTCATTTTGCTGGGCCAAGAACTCCACCATCTGGCTGAGGAAAAATGAAAGCTCTCGTCCGGTCGCCATCAAAAATTCAAGTGATTAGTCTACCCTAACAGCTCGCCTAGGATCTTCTGGTGATGACACTGCTCCATAAGATCTTTAACAAACAATCTACTAAGGTAAACAAAACACTCCTAAGCGAGATTCCATATTACAATTACAGCGATCTAATTTCTACACATGGCCAATTTAATAACATTCTTAGTTCTTCTCTTCCTACCAAAAAATATCTTGATCGTCTTCCAAGTTGATAGAAACTCTGATTCTAACACTCATTACTCTAATACAAGATGCAAATACTTCTCTCCACATAgtttttttgaacaaaaaaggaaatttgctaATAATGCCTGCCCAGATTCTAATATTTCGTTTATTCACACAAATATCCGCAGCCTAAAACGTAACTtagaaaattttcaaactcaTTTATTAGATGAATTAGACTTCATTTTAATATCATAGGCGTAACAGAAACAAGAATAAATAGCTCGTCTGAAAACTTGGATTTTAATCCTTCAATTTTGCATTATAATTTTGAACACATGCCATCGTCTCTTTCAGCTGGAGGTGTAGGCATGTATATTGATGAAAGATttcaataccaaacaatagagaGGTGTTCTAATGAAGCCTTTCAGGCGCTTTTTGTCGAATTACATCTtcccaaaaatgcaaatataatATGTGGAGTATTGTATAGGCAGCATAATTCCCCTGAGCGTTTCTAGGAATATTTTGATTCGACAATGGAAAAACTTAGTGCCACTGGAAAACAGATTATTCTAATGGGAGACTTTAACATAAATCTTCTCCATTACCATACTAATACTCACGCCCAAAATTTTATTCTGTCTTTACAAAGCCTTAACCTGACTCCGACAATTGACAAGCCAACAAGAGTTCACAACAACGCTTACTCATTAATTGATAACATCTTTATTATAGAAAGGTGAGccggctaatgaaaccaacacatgattcactgttactccaagtttcgtgcttacgcactcatcagacagtatttaataaagactagaccctccgtgagggtacactgggttgcctgtggtacgtgcagcgttccaggcaatttttttcaagttgggggggggtcgttaagaccatttaagggaacacccagaagtcataccagcagaggctctttggctcacaggtcctcaaacgtccgtacgacgaaacagatccttttctgaggttaaaaacctggctgccggcctattaattaatcatttgtcactacgacacgcattgcttacgtgtggtagtgaagtaacacagtgatttattccataatgtcaactgagctgtgtgttgtcttccaggagattcaagttgtccttgcgtaatatgtagctctaacagtgcacgatattgttttggtattgtctatcattgtagtgccatggtagaagtcttgggtaaatagcctgagaagacatgtggttactagcaaagtactgaacccagaaagattgaagaaaataaatgggaagtgaaaaacattgtcttctgggatgacatgttgacagttgtctttgcgtaatatgtaggtctaacagtacacgatattgttttggtattgtctatcattgtagcgccatggtagaagtcttagataaatagcccctttgtaagcttgctttatgcaaagcaaatattgacgtaaaagtaaataaatatggatacacagtttttaagaatagcaaaaggaagtttcaggacggtcgatcgagaataaaatattttgccatcggtaacaaaatttacgacatgaaaacaacattaattttgaaccacgaatataaaaagttaccactcagtaacagaagcataggaccgaaaaacattttgggtggttttagttgttttgttgtaattgtacttttagctcagcaccgagtaaatcgcacatcgaattcagcgggcgcagtgatcaagttaccgcggcatgtttactcgcgaaacagtgaagcatctgtgtcaaatgatgccaagataccgggtttttgtttttgttcgctttctttttctttcaattgttataaattttgacaagacatgtgcgaattcaacacaaagatcacaatcgcccaactctcagaggatgaccattgtttctgaaaaatcaaaaatttactctccaagacaaggatatttatcaccaggtaattccatcgttttggtaatagcagctactttattattcgtcagcgtcacaatcttttgccgattttgggggtcattttgttgaaactgcacgcttccaacagacctgtttattttcgtgacttatgcgttaccacaaaaattctccccgtatcacatttcaacacatatatgcaaatttgctaagctcgaaaattacacatgataaatttacaaaagccagaaatttcacagaaatattttccagcgaaacatttattgaaacaagcaacatatttgctataaagccgtggccaaactatcgaacaaagttggattcaaccctccaactttgctcgatccaacattgttcgaccgtttggccacccatgttggatgatgttcgtcatacattttttgttcgatgaagtgttggatggagtttgcttttggtcaaacattgcgaccaacaattctgctcgaggcaacaatgttgcagtgttttgccgctcttccaacaaagttgtgtcctgaatcgagtcacCTTCGCGCTGCTAGCCAATTACGAAtcgctattttattttcaagccaaggcttctagcattatttgcaacaaagatggcggacaaggatcaacagccagaaaccttgatcagcgaatatgaagcaaggccatgtctttGGGACACTTTTAGTCCCCTTAATCACTTCGGCTCTGTTTGTAGAtttctggttcaatagcgtttacaatttctgcaaattgattCGAGCTCACTCTCGTTATCTCCTAAGCGCGGGTGTATCTTGCAGTAAAaatacccttttctacacgttctcgTAACCATTTTTGGTTTCAGCTCGTTTGAATCCatcatttccgtcctcaaacagctccagtAGCACGCTACGAGCgattttcgtttcagtgttagCGCCATACTTAtaaatttagcgccaacttgaacttgaatgttTCATCAAGCATTGTTGGagagtgttttgccactacctcaacatttacatccaacaatgttgcatgtggaatccaactttgttggatagtttggccagggcttaagaggcaagaaacccttcctatttcagttgcgtgcgtgcaagcgaaacacaatcacaaagcatatgcaattaaataaatttctgacagttcacatcaaacccttttcgaaagaaccttgaccgtaagtaataaagcacaaaagagacaacaagctttcattcaaataatttttcactgtcacatttccaacctttgcagagttgagtagaaaatgaatgttacttgccagacaaacaggcaacctttaaatagatgcgacttcagtaaacactgtgagacacacaacagagatcacagatctacttgcggtgttcgattccttctctgtctttgttgaaccggtaagttaccagagaaatttccatttggtttcagtgttgtacgtaacaccaccttggcgaaatattagaagtacagctcattttgatttcgacTCGACGGGCGagagattcacgctgtcgaagtccattactcgtcgcttttaagattccagatctttatgtttcaccacctgtcttgacgttccattcttgagctccatatgggtatattttctttaaagatgtactaaaacgccattcgcgttacaatgactttcgacgccattacaggttaattatgcagagcaagctacgcattaccccagccccctcaaacctaacaaaatacgcacagaagactctatgcacaaagacaccacttagcaggggagtgacaggcatgacttttcccgacacggaaaaaaataacaaacgagatgcttctgtgaagcatacactgggttgcctgtggtacgtgttacagaaaatcagaaggcactgaattgtgtggtattgaaatacagcattccagtctttgaagaataacaaataagagagaagcgagaaacattggcttctgggctgacatgttgataattttcaagttccctcacaacttcttttcaccacaagtgtgccctctgagcatctgacagctttgtaataccaaacttcactgaagtcaagccctgtttcgcggggttagtgttaggatgggagaccaaaacaataaacccctcataaaaaacagaaacatctgaccgaaaatactattaacgctaacaaatgcgaactcaacaaggtacagattctgttagcttgctttatgcaaaacaaatattgatgaaaaagcaaataactattgatacacagttttcaaaaagagcagaaggaagtttcccggacggtcgatcgagaataaaatatttacgacatgaaaacaacattaattttgaaccgtgaatatagaatataaaagttacgatcagcgacaaacattttgggagatttttgctacgttcaagtaaattgcaaaatcgaaagtgacatggccggaattcagcgggcgccgtgattaagttaccgcggcatgtttactcgccaaacagtgaagcatctgtgccaaatgatggcaagataccgggtttttgtaagtttctttttctgtcaagtgttataaagtttgacaatgaaatgagcgaagtcaaaacaaagatcacaatcgcccaactcttgtttatgcaaagtcaaaatttactctccaagacacgtacgacgttattcatcaccaggtaattccatcattttggaaatagcagctactttattattcatctgcgtcacaagttttcactgattttggggctcattttgttgaaactcaagcacgcttccaacaggcctgtgaacccttcctgcttgcagagcaatactaaaaaacttctcccatatcacatttcaaccttaagctcgcaaattcaatacacaacatgatattataattcacaaaggcagaaaataccacagaatccttttccagcgaaaattttattgctcttagaggcgaaaacctctccctatttcattgcgtgcgtgaagacaagaaactcaattgtgtcaaattaccatgtacttcaggtaaatacagctcacttgatagattgttgtcgaagtccagtactcgtcgcttttgagattcatgcctagtttatccaactgactttccattattgagctccataagggtatattttgtttaaggatccactaaaacgccattcgcgttgcatgactttcgacgccattgcaggctaagttaatgattctctgtgtccacaagagaaatctacgcagttccactaccctctcgatcctaagaaaatacgcgcagaaggctctatacacaaagacactacttaccaggggagtgacaggcaagacttttaccgacacggaaaaaaaaaacaaaaaaaagaaaataaaagaaaaaaaagaaaacaaacaaacaaaacgtaaacctcgactgggtttgcccataggcaacccagtcactacaccctccgtgagggtacactgggttgcctgtggtacgtgcagcgttccaggcaatttttttcaagttggggtttgtagccgatataacgcgcgctctgattggctaattgtgactggcccacgggccgattacgggcttgcaaaaacaaagcaaaaggtaatttaaaaaccatataataaactacttactaaccgagctagctcgagccgtactggggaatattggccctgggtcgtttttgtacggacctaatctcgtacccagatctcactctgtcactggaaatgtgagatctggtaaagttcgacagtacaccatttttcattggctactaaaaaaaggttgcggcaatgcaatctacgctccgattggcttatttcgcggggcacttagtgaaggtttggttttcgcaagttcATGTGctattttgaataaatgccagttgtgcggaggaaagttttgttttttccgatgccggaaaagctttacagttgaggaaaatcagtttaaaaatttgcgac from Montipora capricornis isolate CH-2021 chromosome 9, ASM3666992v2, whole genome shotgun sequence encodes:
- the LOC138017473 gene encoding uncharacterized protein, translated to MCDNTTAVNVVNHMGTSHSVSCNSVAKKIWEWCIDRKIWLSAAHIPGKQNLIADFESRRNRRASEWKLDKVSLIGALECYSNSVEQADDRGCTGDLRAPGLAYTIMVPQSSPTTQTKPSVSKSQQRLTSPAKPSQGKSSDLAQVKPPRMSLIRQGLNKYALSPAAKDVLMASWRDGTSKQYYTYLTKWNQYCVDKNIDVFQPGVTNGIEFLVSLYKSGLGYSAINTARSTLSSILVLEDGVKFGEHPLVTRCMKGIFELKLALPKYTEIWDVNIVLDYSTAAAPLRSLSLKQLTLNLTMLLCLTTGQRSQTIHKFDVHYIQEMSDRYRVTICEKLKQSKPGRHLAPIDLFSFQSDKKLCVVEHLKEYLQRTKQLREEHSQLLISYVKPCKPVSKDTISRWVKQVLESAGIDINKYSAHSSRAASTSSCKVKGLSLAMIMQSAGWSNSSTFAKFYDKPVDTASANFGSMLLNSDTL